In Salvelinus sp. IW2-2015 linkage group LG23, ASM291031v2, whole genome shotgun sequence, a genomic segment contains:
- the LOC111951047 gene encoding zinc finger protein 79 isoform X2, producing the protein MYSDNHEDFNLACTEPTTGHDTSRAHADGHPFPDGTMKDADVKCLVEVKVESVDLGSSRNCGPNTGGGEEDYCPDGLSLAQTRLLEDWXQLPLSDPDSFTPSTSHSLSDSPIFTPNIPDLDILSSSTATGLHAGFGKQQQYPPRETAGASTSHSHQMYSPQIGEVKNMAAAQHVCKICGEKFHLSEELRRHRSLIHPKDMNMLPKRNLYPPGRSPYHCSLCGRDFNRMEHLKIHQRIHTGERPYACTVCNARFRHSWALTRHFRIHTGEKPYTCSQCGKTFRNCGGLRFHQRTHSMGGLG; encoded by the exons ATGTACTCAGACAACCATGAAGATTTTAACCTAGCATGCACAGAGCCAACCACGGGACATGATACATCAAGAGCCCATGCTGACGGCCATCCCTTCCCTGACGGTACCATGAAGGATGCCGATGTGAAGTGTCTGGTTGAGGTGAAGGTGGAGTCTGTAGACCtgggaagcagtaggaactgtgGTCCCAATactggagggggagaagaggactACTGTCCAGACGGTCTCTCCTTGGCTCAAACCAGGCTGCTGGAGGATTGGKGGCAGCTCCCACTCAGTGACCCAGACTCATTCACCCCCTCCACCAGCCACTCTCTAT CGGACTCCCCCATCTTCACCCCAAACATACCAGACTTGGACATCCTATCGTCTTCTACAGCTACAGGTCTCCATGCAGGCTTTGGTAAACAACAGCAGTACCCACCCAGAGAGACTGCTGGGGCttccacctctcactcacatcagATGTACAGTCCTCAGATAGGWGAAGTGAAAAACATGGCTGCAGCACAGCACGTCTGCAAGATCTGTGGAGAGAAGTTCCATCTGTCTGAGGAGCTGCGGCGACATCGTAGTCTTATTCACCCAAAGGATATGAACATGCTCCCCAAGCGCAACCTCTACCCCCCTGGGCGGAGCCCGTACCACTGCTCCCTGTGTGGTCGAGACTTCAACCGCATGGAGCACCTGAAGATCCATCAGCGTATTCATACTGGAGAGAGGCCTTATGCCTGCACCGTGTGCAACGCACGCTTCCGTCACTCTTGGGCTCTTACAAGACACTTCCgtattcacacaggagagaagccctaCACTTGCAGCCAGTGTGGCAAGACTTTCCGAAACTGTGGGGGGCTGCGCTTTCACCAACGCACTCACTCAATGGGAGGGCTCGGCTGA
- the LOC111951047 gene encoding uncharacterized protein isoform X1, whose product MSANVSPPNTALVAELSFSFQDELTATIQNALGVAVEIAVVEITKLVGQVLRDVRDQMHETLRDNKSLKFRLQAAELELCAARGEECQVQSTIGGRNSTNSRIQQVHQQLNSLNVSQNKIKSGSEGERSVLESNQSLGTTNVEDRYEEFESEVVDNPAFLNESFCEIREDGRVCTQDIKPDFFTLNQEDEAGTKEEVVSNMYSDNHEDFNLACTEPTTGHDTSRAHADGHPFPDGTMKDADVKCLVEVKVESVDLGSSRNCGPNTGGGEEDYCPDGLSLAQTRLLEDWXQLPLSDPDSFTPSTSHSLSDSPIFTPNIPDLDILSSSTATGLHAGFGKQQQYPPRETAGASTSHSHQMYSPQIGEVKNMAAAQHVCKICGEKFHLSEELRRHRSLIHPKDMNMLPKRNLYPPGRSPYHCSLCGRDFNRMEHLKIHQRIHTGERPYACTVCNARFRHSWALTRHFRIHTGEKPYTCSQCGKTFRNCGGLRFHQRTHSMGGLG is encoded by the exons ATGTCGGCAAACGTGAGTCCTCCAAATACTGCTTTAGTAGCGGAATTATCTTTCTCGTTTCAGGATGAATTGACTGCTACTATTCAAAATGCATTAGGAGTAGCAGTGGAGATAGCGGTGGTTGAGATTACAAAACTAGTCGGCCAAGTGTTGAGGGACGTGCGGGATCAAATGCACGAGACGCTGCGGGACAATAAGTCCCTAAAGTTTCGCTTGCAAGCAGCCGAACTTGAATTATGTGCAGCGCGAGGAGAGGAGTGTCAAGTACAATCAACAATAGGGGGAAGAAACAGCACCAATAGTAGAATCCAACAGGTTCATCAGCAGCTGAATTCTCTAAACGTCTCACAAAATAAAATWAAATCAGGAAGCGAAGGAGAGCGCAGCGTTCTTGAATCCAATCAGTCTCTTGGTACAACAAATGTTGAGGATAGGTATGAAGAATTTGAATCAGAAGTTGTTGATAACCCTGCATTTCTTAACGAGTCGTTTTGTGAGATCCGTGAGGATGGTCGGGTGTGCACTCAAGATATTAAACcggatttttttactttaaatcaGGAAGATGAAGCTG GAACTAAAGAAGAGGTTGTCTCAAACATGTACTCAGACAACCATGAAGATTTTAACCTAGCATGCACAGAGCCAACCACGGGACATGATACATCAAGAGCCCATGCTGACGGCCATCCCTTCCCTGACGGTACCATGAAGGATGCCGATGTGAAGTGTCTGGTTGAGGTGAAGGTGGAGTCTGTAGACCtgggaagcagtaggaactgtgGTCCCAATactggagggggagaagaggactACTGTCCAGACGGTCTCTCCTTGGCTCAAACCAGGCTGCTGGAGGATTGGKGGCAGCTCCCACTCAGTGACCCAGACTCATTCACCCCCTCCACCAGCCACTCTCTAT CGGACTCCCCCATCTTCACCCCAAACATACCAGACTTGGACATCCTATCGTCTTCTACAGCTACAGGTCTCCATGCAGGCTTTGGTAAACAACAGCAGTACCCACCCAGAGAGACTGCTGGGGCttccacctctcactcacatcagATGTACAGTCCTCAGATAGGWGAAGTGAAAAACATGGCTGCAGCACAGCACGTCTGCAAGATCTGTGGAGAGAAGTTCCATCTGTCTGAGGAGCTGCGGCGACATCGTAGTCTTATTCACCCAAAGGATATGAACATGCTCCCCAAGCGCAACCTCTACCCCCCTGGGCGGAGCCCGTACCACTGCTCCCTGTGTGGTCGAGACTTCAACCGCATGGAGCACCTGAAGATCCATCAGCGTATTCATACTGGAGAGAGGCCTTATGCCTGCACCGTGTGCAACGCACGCTTCCGTCACTCTTGGGCTCTTACAAGACACTTCCgtattcacacaggagagaagccctaCACTTGCAGCCAGTGTGGCAAGACTTTCCGAAACTGTGGGGGGCTGCGCTTTCACCAACGCACTCACTCAATGGGAGGGCTCGGCTGA